One window of Elusimicrobia bacterium HGW-Elusimicrobia-1 genomic DNA carries:
- a CDS encoding diversity-generating retroelement protein bAvd family protein, which yields MIGDLVLFQKMYDLIKYSFPVLNNFPKSQRFVLAQQIENTFLKMIDLIVTANKLASKKRALFLLDVELEKARVLVRLAVDLRYINVARYGIFCQKLSEIGRLIGGWTKKS from the coding sequence ATGATAGGCGATTTGGTTCTTTTTCAGAAAATGTACGACCTTATCAAATATTCTTTTCCCGTCCTGAACAATTTTCCCAAGTCGCAGAGATTCGTTCTGGCGCAACAGATAGAAAACACGTTTTTGAAAATGATCGATTTGATAGTCACCGCGAACAAACTCGCCAGCAAAAAGCGCGCGCTTTTTTTGCTGGATGTCGAATTGGAAAAAGCCAGGGTTCTTGTGCGGTTGGCCGTTGATTTGAGGTATATCAACGTAGCCCGTTACGGGATTTTTTGCCAGAAGTTGAGCGAGATAGGCAGATTGATAGGGGGTTGGACGAAAAAGAGCTGA